A window from Mytilus galloprovincialis chromosome 8, xbMytGall1.hap1.1, whole genome shotgun sequence encodes these proteins:
- the LOC143085656 gene encoding uncharacterized protein LOC143085656, with amino-acid sequence MEANVDFGTILRNRYSDVNLCSTILIIFGTVIGLFGNCIIIVFYFFRIKERGERYFIPLLASVDFVACFTSSAFYIMDNTYFFDYPSDIICRILTFSQTFVPGISAHILVIICVQRYLLVCKPFVPKMTLFWKRMYFAFVSLFALLYSAPLLGISGLKTSYENFMNHTVQVTICKFSAVETSAKITAYFGFLALLMIFNIVITVALYIPVLKRIQISFSVKKCNNGPVTSWESNISKAINVTNLTSTKESISKSMKSCTTESNTESNIHATQARNEKDIGESSCLIDEIDIQEPEGCITASYSKTNNNSPLQLEHNLKNKNERKDIAEPAQSSEKSLHSKSNEGESKKRYNTDSCTVKRDSVKRRINIMFFVIIIAYIFAYIPSIIMLILSYAIADFNFVTLSKSETCAFFFIARFVLINHIVNPFIYGYFDLKFKEELTKCFKCQ; translated from the coding sequence atggaGGCGAACGTTGACTTTGGTACAATTCTTCGAAATAGGTACAGCGATGTGAATTTATGTAGTACAATACTTATCATATTCGGTACAGTTATTGGTTTATTTGGAAATTGTATAATAATCGTGTTTTACTTCTTCCGAATAAAGGAAAGAGGCGAACGCTATTTTATTCCATTGTTGGCTAGTGTGGATTTTGTAGCTTGTTTTACTAGTTCAGCGTTTTATATAATGGacaatacatatttttttgaTTATCCAAGTGATATTATTTGTCGAATACTAACATTCTCACAAACATTTGTTCCAGGAATTTCAGCTCACATTCTGGTAATTATATGCGTTCAACGATATCTTCTAGTATGCAAACCTTTTGTGCCAAAGATGACATTATTTTGGAAAAGAATGTATTTTGCATTTGTCTCTCTGTTTGCCTTACTTTATTCGGCACCATTGTTAGGCATTTCAGGATTAAAGACATCTTATGAGAACTTTATGAATCACACAGTACAAGTTACTATTTGTAAGTTTTCCGCAGTGGAAACATCAGCAAAAATTACCGCCTACTTCGGTTTTCTTGCATTATTGATGATATTTAATATAGTTATAACTGTTGCTCTTTATATTCCGGTCTTGAAGAGAATACAAATATCTTTCAGTGTTAAAAAGTGCAACAATGGCCCTGTGACATCTTGGGAATCGAATATATCTAAAGCAATAAATGTAACTAACCTTACGTCCACGAAAGAATCGATTTCCAAATCGATGAAGTCATGCACAACAGAATCAAACACAGAATCGAATATACATGCGACGCAAGCAAGGAATGAAAAGGACATTGGTGAATCATCCTGTCTAATCGACGAAATTGATATTCAAGAACCTGAAGGATGCATTACAGCTtcttattcaaaaacaaataataattctCCTTTGCAGCTTGAGcataatttgaaaaacaaaaacgaGCGAAAAGATATAGCCGAACCAGCTCAATCTTCAGAGAAATCTTTACACAGCAAATCAAATGAAGGAGAATCAAAGAAGCGTTACAATACAGACTCTTGTACTGTTAAACGAGATTCAGTTAAAAGAAGAATTAATATCATGTTTTTCGTTATAATCATTGCTTATATCTTTGCCTATATTCCGTCAATCATCATGCTAATTTTATCATATGCTATTGCAGATTTTAATTTTGTGACTTTATCTAAGAGTGAAACGTGTGCTTTCTTTTTTATTGCGCGCTTCGTGCTGATTAATCATATTGTTAATCCCTTTATTTACGGGTACTTTGATTTGAAATTCAAAGAAGAGTTGACAAAGTGTTTTAAATGCCAATAA